One genomic segment of Candidatus Poribacteria bacterium includes these proteins:
- a CDS encoding NAD(P)-dependent oxidoreductase produces the protein MSNPRKVLITGASGYVAGRMLPEFRQRYELVLLDVKTTNRQGEEVEGIQIAELTDPDRDVYRHHFEGVDAVVHCAFKGGSFENELANVQMAYNLYQTCVETDVRRVVVCSSNHAADYYERLIWADKWDVVTPEMRPLSDNFYGWAKEAYEHLGFVFATGHVGGTKLQNVQLRIGGPRETDMANSSADDLKAMRRGLGAYLSVRDQVQLFVKSIETENIEDENGIPFQIFYGISDNSHKFWSIANARKVIGYAPEDDSQVRFADRLAELLEQAKDK, from the coding sequence ATGTCAAACCCCAGAAAAGTCCTTATCACTGGTGCATCAGGCTATGTCGCCGGACGGATGCTCCCAGAATTTCGTCAACGTTACGAACTCGTACTGCTGGACGTGAAGACCACAAATCGACAGGGAGAGGAAGTCGAAGGGATTCAAATCGCTGAACTCACGGATCCTGATCGAGACGTATACCGCCACCATTTTGAAGGCGTTGATGCAGTCGTCCACTGTGCCTTTAAAGGTGGCAGTTTTGAGAACGAGCTTGCCAACGTTCAAATGGCATATAACCTCTACCAAACCTGCGTTGAAACCGATGTCCGGCGTGTCGTCGTTTGTAGTTCCAACCACGCCGCCGACTATTACGAGCGTCTTATCTGGGCAGATAAATGGGATGTGGTGACACCGGAAATGCGTCCGCTCTCCGATAACTTCTACGGGTGGGCAAAAGAGGCGTATGAGCATCTCGGTTTTGTCTTTGCCACTGGACATGTTGGCGGCACGAAGCTGCAGAACGTCCAGTTGCGTATCGGTGGACCGCGCGAGACAGATATGGCGAATTCTTCAGCAGACGATTTGAAAGCGATGCGCCGAGGACTCGGCGCGTATTTGAGCGTCCGGGATCAGGTCCAACTCTTCGTCAAAAGCATTGAGACGGAAAACATAGAGGACGAAAACGGAATCCCGTTCCAGATTTTCTACGGCATCAGCGACAACTCACATAAGTTCTGGAGCATCGCCAACGCTCGGAAAGTGATAGGCTATGCACCAGAGGACGACAGTCAAGTTCGCTTTGCTGATCGGTTGGCAGAATTATTGGAGCAGGCGAAAGACAAGTAA
- a CDS encoding redoxin domain-containing protein — translation MYSRNERHSQQSGNRGFRAHLVCALISLVLIGFCANFVDAASINAAYKYQEIKAISKNLKKQKTQEELERLVEKSEEFVAAHPEYKRVDEVYHLLGNALVQLGQVEEGIEAFEKVVKDYPEARYVERCLLDLGLAYDKLGNHDAADGAYQKLIDHPKYGKRSQAKFAKRLLEQDKADRTGELPKPPGASPGPGMTSSEWIGKPALDFQVTDLKGEELSLEKYRGQVVLLDFWATWCGPCIAEIPNVKRTYEKYKDQKFEIIGISLDRSITPLEEYIEKKELGWVHYWDNSGKVSNMYKVRGIPSTFLIDGEGTIRKTNLRGHALEHAVEDLVKENLAKPAKTDEDSSQSQSIPATKILKQETTSQKDESIKPSRTNPSEWVGKPAPDFQVTNLKGEELSLKDFRGQVVLLDFWATWCGPCIAEMPKVKLTYEAYKDQNFQIIGISLDRSKQPLEEYIEKEGLGWIHYWDESRKLRTLYGVWGIPSAFLIDSEGIIRKASLGGFDVESAVAELVEENLSKPVDAPIRTPSDPPDGAQNVEPNVKEIISEAIAAHGGLEKLEAVKSIVMESESFEHLPDGTMQDEGPAKTYFDANRVRSDWGIHAQKDNHLIFDGESVFVIAAGEVKPVPPEETKFYVSFFKDSLFREPMWLLATLSKNNVPVQYIGTEQVKGESTSVLLVTQPSGKKLKVFISEETHYVIQFSYDVEIGGGVENVVAFLDDYRDVDGIKIPHYRTTKNGEYRRVFITDITLNTEIDEALFRP, via the coding sequence ATGTACTCCCGAAATGAAAGACATTCACAACAAAGCGGAAATAGAGGTTTCCGTGCGCATCTCGTTTGCGCACTCATAAGCCTTGTGCTAATAGGCTTTTGTGCGAACTTCGTTGATGCGGCTTCGATAAACGCAGCTTACAAGTATCAGGAAATCAAGGCAATTTCTAAAAATCTCAAAAAGCAGAAGACACAGGAAGAGTTAGAGCGGTTGGTTGAGAAATCCGAAGAATTTGTTGCAGCGCATCCAGAATACAAACGGGTGGATGAGGTTTATCATCTCCTCGGTAACGCCTTAGTGCAGCTAGGGCAAGTTGAAGAAGGCATTGAAGCCTTTGAAAAAGTCGTTAAAGACTATCCAGAGGCTCGTTATGTTGAACGTTGCCTGTTAGATTTAGGATTGGCGTACGATAAACTTGGCAATCACGACGCAGCAGACGGTGCCTACCAGAAATTGATAGATCACCCGAAGTATGGTAAACGATCGCAAGCGAAATTTGCGAAGCGACTCCTTGAACAGGATAAAGCCGATCGAACGGGTGAATTACCGAAACCGCCTGGGGCAAGCCCAGGACCGGGAATGACTTCCAGTGAGTGGATTGGTAAACCAGCACTTGACTTTCAGGTAACGGATCTGAAAGGCGAAGAACTCTCGTTGGAAAAATACCGAGGACAGGTTGTGCTTCTGGATTTCTGGGCAACGTGGTGTGGACCCTGCATCGCAGAAATACCGAACGTTAAGCGAACTTACGAAAAGTATAAAGATCAGAAGTTTGAGATTATCGGTATTAGTTTAGACAGGTCCATAACACCTCTTGAGGAATATATTGAAAAAAAGGAACTCGGATGGGTTCACTATTGGGACAACAGTGGCAAGGTTAGTAATATGTATAAGGTGCGGGGGATTCCGTCCACCTTCCTAATTGACGGTGAGGGGACCATCCGCAAGACAAACCTCCGTGGACACGCGCTTGAACATGCCGTCGAGGATTTGGTGAAGGAAAATCTCGCGAAACCTGCTAAAACAGATGAAGACAGTTCTCAATCACAGTCGATACCTGCAACAAAAATCCTGAAACAGGAAACAACTTCTCAAAAAGATGAATCAATTAAGCCTTCCAGGACAAATCCAAGTGAGTGGGTCGGTAAACCTGCCCCAGATTTTCAGGTAACGAATTTGAAAGGTGAAGAACTTTCTTTGAAAGACTTCCGAGGGCAAGTTGTGCTGCTGGACTTCTGGGCAACATGGTGCGGACCCTGCATTGCCGAGATGCCGAAAGTGAAGCTGACCTATGAAGCATACAAGGATCAGAATTTCCAAATCATCGGCATTAGCTTGGATAGGTCAAAGCAACCCCTTGAGGAATATATTGAAAAAGAAGGACTTGGGTGGATTCACTACTGGGATGAAAGTCGGAAGTTAAGGACGCTATACGGGGTGTGGGGAATCCCATCAGCTTTTTTAATTGACAGTGAAGGGATTATCCGAAAGGCGAGCCTCGGCGGTTTTGATGTCGAATCTGCCGTTGCGGAATTGGTGGAAGAAAATCTCTCGAAACCTGTCGATGCCCCAATAAGAACACCTTCCGATCCGCCTGACGGTGCGCAAAATGTAGAACCCAATGTCAAAGAAATTATCAGCGAGGCTATCGCTGCGCACGGCGGACTTGAGAAACTCGAAGCAGTGAAAAGCATTGTGATGGAATCTGAGAGTTTTGAACACCTTCCGGATGGAACCATGCAGGACGAGGGACCGGCGAAAACATACTTTGATGCCAATAGGGTCCGCAGTGATTGGGGTATTCACGCCCAGAAGGATAACCACCTAATCTTTGATGGAGAATCGGTGTTTGTGATAGCAGCCGGAGAGGTCAAACCTGTTCCACCGGAAGAGACTAAATTTTATGTTAGTTTCTTTAAGGATAGTCTTTTCCGAGAACCTATGTGGCTTTTGGCAACCCTCTCGAAAAACAATGTTCCCGTTCAATACATAGGAACAGAACAGGTAAAGGGTGAGTCTACATCCGTTCTCCTCGTTACGCAGCCTTCTGGGAAGAAGTTGAAAGTCTTCATTAGTGAAGAAACCCATTACGTAATCCAGTTTAGCTATGACGTTGAGATAGGAGGAGGCGTGGAAAACGTGGTAGCATTCCTTGACGATTATCGGGACGTAGATGGCATTAAAATTCCGCATTATCGTACGACAAAAAACGGGGAATACCGACGAGTTTTTATCACCGACATCACGCTGAACACTGAAATTGACGAAGCACTATTTCGTCCCTGA
- a CDS encoding AAA family ATPase codes for MIRSLEVKGLNNRLSGKFKFHEDLNIFTGPNGSCKTTLLKLIWYFISGNLQQIVLEIPFHAVSIQTDLFALDMERVEPDQVTLDYSFGKEEGVCEFIVIDAETGRIARKDVGWVNALEKRIARTTKQSLFFPTFRRIEGGFSRVATDTDDSAIRFRASAPEMLQDSMLRFSDEVSINEHKFIASISTEDLRELLTRQYADIYEEITTRQAQVLEEISKEIQNNPDKNKVSEIPQDASALLDAIQKVNKEREQLSKPFSVLSELSRKILRYEAIRVTGRVVRGETTDGITLGEEDDGITVGKAKDAVSSDKLSSGEKQMLSFLCYNAFSKDTTIFIDEPELSLHVDWEGILLPTLFQQATTNQFFVATHSPFIYTMYPDKEFMLDDTRGYQGET; via the coding sequence ATGATACGAAGTCTTGAAGTTAAGGGACTTAATAATCGACTCAGTGGTAAATTTAAATTTCATGAGGATTTGAATATTTTTACTGGTCCAAATGGATCGTGTAAAACGACCCTGCTGAAGTTGATATGGTACTTCATAAGCGGTAATCTACAGCAAATTGTGCTTGAAATTCCGTTTCATGCCGTTTCAATTCAAACGGATCTGTTCGCTTTGGACATGGAACGGGTTGAACCTGACCAAGTTACGCTTGATTACAGTTTTGGTAAAGAGGAAGGAGTGTGCGAATTTATTGTCATTGATGCGGAGACTGGAAGGATCGCTCGCAAGGATGTGGGTTGGGTAAATGCACTTGAAAAACGGATCGCGCGAACGACCAAGCAAAGTCTATTCTTCCCAACCTTTAGAAGAATTGAGGGGGGTTTTTCGCGAGTTGCAACGGACACTGACGATTCAGCGATAAGATTTCGCGCTTCCGCGCCAGAAATGCTTCAAGATTCAATGTTGAGATTTTCCGATGAGGTGTCAATCAACGAACACAAGTTCATTGCTTCGATCTCAACAGAGGATCTTCGTGAACTACTCACGCGGCAATACGCTGATATTTATGAGGAAATCACCACACGCCAGGCACAGGTATTAGAAGAGATTTCAAAAGAGATACAAAACAATCCAGATAAGAACAAAGTTTCTGAAATTCCTCAAGATGCTTCCGCCCTTCTGGACGCTATCCAGAAAGTCAATAAGGAACGGGAACAATTGAGTAAGCCGTTTTCTGTGTTGTCTGAGTTATCTCGGAAGATTCTCCGATATGAAGCGATACGTGTTACTGGGCGGGTTGTTCGTGGGGAAACTACCGACGGGATTACTTTGGGAGAAGAAGACGATGGAATTACTGTTGGAAAAGCAAAAGATGCTGTTTCCTCTGATAAACTCTCTTCTGGTGAAAAGCAGATGCTTAGTTTTCTTTGTTACAACGCATTTAGCAAAGACACAACTATTTTTATTGATGAGCCCGAGTTAAGCCTGCATGTGGATTGGGAAGGGATCCTCTTGCCGACTCTGTTTCAACAAGCAACGACTAACCAGTTTTTTGTAGCAACACATTCGCCTTTCATCTACACCATGTATCCTGATAAAGAATTTATGTTAGATGATACTCGGGGATATCAAGGAGAGACTTAA
- a CDS encoding Ldh family oxidoreductase, with amino-acid sequence MPNFTAEDLTEICLNVFQELNIPAAEAEIVTRSMVDANRVGHDSHGVIHLPKYVRELEEGLIQPGASIETLHESASIAVLDGNWGFGPVIATRAVALAIQKARQTDVSSVAVSRCNEVGRLGGYACLAADVEMIALLMANDHGGGTCVAPHGGVEGRLSTNPIACAVPIEGQDPIVLDMSTSVVASGKIRVKQHRDEAVPHGWLIDAKGESTTDAGDFYGTPPAAILPFGGIAAHKGFGLSVIVDILSGALTGAGCSKSEDARVGNGLFVLVINVASFREFPGFSAEIERFIEYIKSAKHAAGVDAIRMPGERGWEEQRRRERDGIPVDAETWAQIQILLQ; translated from the coding sequence ATGCCGAACTTTACAGCGGAAGACCTCACCGAAATTTGCCTCAACGTCTTTCAAGAATTAAATATCCCGGCAGCCGAAGCAGAAATCGTGACCCGCTCCATGGTGGATGCCAATCGCGTCGGACACGATTCACACGGCGTTATCCACCTCCCGAAATATGTCCGTGAACTGGAGGAGGGATTAATCCAGCCCGGTGCTTCTATAGAGACACTGCACGAATCTGCATCCATCGCGGTGTTAGATGGGAATTGGGGGTTCGGTCCCGTAATAGCGACGCGCGCCGTTGCGTTGGCAATCCAGAAGGCGAGGCAGACAGATGTTAGTTCTGTCGCTGTTTCACGGTGCAATGAGGTGGGCAGGTTAGGCGGATATGCGTGCCTCGCTGCAGATGTGGAGATGATCGCACTGCTCATGGCGAACGATCATGGCGGCGGCACATGTGTCGCACCGCACGGTGGCGTTGAAGGCAGACTCTCTACTAATCCGATCGCGTGTGCAGTGCCGATTGAGGGGCAAGATCCCATTGTGTTGGATATGTCCACGAGTGTTGTTGCATCGGGGAAGATTCGGGTCAAACAGCATCGGGACGAAGCGGTGCCGCACGGATGGTTAATTGATGCGAAAGGCGAGTCAACCACTGATGCTGGCGACTTCTATGGTACGCCACCCGCCGCCATATTGCCGTTCGGTGGGATTGCTGCGCACAAAGGATTCGGGCTGAGTGTCATTGTTGATATTCTATCGGGTGCGCTTACAGGCGCGGGGTGTAGCAAGAGTGAGGATGCCCGCGTCGGCAATGGGTTGTTCGTACTGGTAATTAACGTTGCGAGTTTTAGGGAGTTTCCGGGGTTCAGTGCGGAGATAGAGCGTTTTATCGAGTATATTAAATCAGCGAAGCATGCTGCTGGCGTTGACGCGATTCGGATGCCGGGTGAACGCGGTTGGGAAGAGCAACGCAGACGGGAACGGGACGGTATTCCGGTAGACGCGGAAACATGGGCACAAATTCAAATATTATTACAGTAG
- a CDS encoding NAD(P)-dependent oxidoreductase, protein MAKVGLIGVGNMGMGMSRNILKAGHELTVYDVRPEPLETLAQEGANAAASPREVGAAADAVFIMVLNVEQVKAALLTEDGLLAGLKPGSTVICTATIGRSQVMEVAELVTAEGINIIDAPVSGGAPGAAAGTLTMMVSALTETFEASKPVLEAVGRDIYHVGEEIGMGQTVKSALAVLIGTTYAGIFEALTLAVKAGVTPETLRDVVSTSVVGNFLFTDTTQNILDRNFKGQSNIGTMYKDLTLAKNMASECGVPLFAASAAFELFQAGKAVNPDEDNWTIIKILENIAGIEIKKTEE, encoded by the coding sequence ATGGCAAAAGTTGGACTCATCGGGGTCGGCAATATGGGCATGGGGATGTCGAGGAATATCTTGAAAGCCGGACATGAACTGACGGTATACGATGTCCGCCCAGAGCCGTTAGAAACACTCGCACAAGAAGGGGCAAACGCCGCCGCATCGCCGCGTGAAGTGGGTGCCGCCGCGGATGCCGTCTTTATCATGGTACTGAATGTCGAACAAGTTAAAGCAGCATTACTCACAGAAGACGGGCTGCTGGCAGGCCTCAAACCAGGCTCTACAGTCATTTGTACAGCGACTATCGGACGCTCACAGGTGATGGAGGTTGCCGAACTGGTGACAGCGGAAGGAATCAATATCATTGACGCGCCTGTTAGTGGGGGCGCACCGGGCGCGGCTGCGGGCACACTCACAATGATGGTGTCGGCACTAACCGAGACGTTTGAAGCATCAAAACCGGTGCTTGAAGCAGTCGGACGGGACATCTACCATGTCGGGGAAGAAATTGGCATGGGACAAACCGTCAAATCCGCACTTGCAGTACTAATAGGGACCACATATGCAGGTATCTTTGAAGCGCTAACACTTGCAGTGAAGGCAGGTGTAACACCGGAAACACTTCGCGATGTCGTCAGTACAAGCGTCGTCGGGAATTTCCTCTTCACGGATACAACCCAAAACATCTTGGATCGGAACTTCAAGGGACAGAGCAATATCGGTACAATGTATAAAGACCTCACGTTAGCGAAAAATATGGCGAGTGAATGTGGTGTCCCTCTTTTCGCAGCGAGTGCTGCCTTTGAACTCTTTCAAGCGGGGAAGGCAGTAAATCCTGATGAGGATAACTGGACGATTATCAAAATCCTCGAAAACATCGCAGGCATTGAAATCAAAAAAACGGAAGAATGA
- a CDS encoding ROK family protein translates to MSTNFIGVDMGGTKILSAVIDAEGNILSTAKVPTKANKGPSIVIDRIAESIQRAVDKSGVDTASIQAVGIGAPGPLDPATGVVIFAPNLRWKDVRLKEELEARVNIPTFVDNDVNVGTLGEHVFGAGKGFQNVVGIFVGTGIGGGIILQGELFHGASKTAGEIGHIIVKAGGPRCGCGTRGCLEAIASRTAMAKQFQKAIVKKKKKSVISELTGGDLGTIRSGVLAKAIRLNDKLTLKVIKKATKYLGIGIGSIVNFLNPEMIVLGGGVVEALDDTFLNDIRAAAEKYSLPNTLNGVQIVPAKLGDNSGILGAAALARQRSETG, encoded by the coding sequence ATGAGCACGAATTTTATTGGTGTGGATATGGGTGGCACCAAGATTCTATCGGCTGTCATTGATGCCGAAGGGAACATCTTAAGTACGGCCAAAGTACCAACTAAAGCAAATAAAGGTCCGTCCATTGTAATTGATCGGATCGCGGAATCTATCCAAAGGGCTGTTGATAAGTCAGGCGTTGACACGGCATCGATTCAGGCTGTCGGGATTGGTGCGCCGGGACCACTTGACCCAGCCACAGGCGTTGTTATTTTCGCCCCCAACCTCCGTTGGAAGGATGTCCGACTCAAGGAGGAATTAGAAGCGCGCGTCAATATTCCGACATTTGTTGACAATGATGTGAACGTCGGGACGCTTGGTGAGCACGTGTTCGGTGCGGGGAAAGGTTTTCAGAATGTCGTTGGGATTTTTGTAGGGACTGGCATTGGTGGCGGGATTATCCTGCAGGGCGAACTTTTCCACGGTGCAAGTAAAACGGCTGGTGAAATCGGGCATATTATTGTCAAAGCGGGAGGACCAAGGTGTGGATGCGGCACTCGTGGCTGCTTGGAAGCAATCGCGAGCCGCACTGCGATGGCAAAACAGTTTCAGAAAGCGATTGTAAAAAAGAAAAAAAAGAGCGTGATCTCCGAACTCACTGGCGGTGATTTGGGAACTATTCGGAGTGGAGTTTTGGCGAAAGCAATTCGTTTAAATGATAAACTGACCCTGAAAGTTATCAAAAAGGCAACGAAATATCTCGGCATCGGTATTGGTTCTATTGTAAATTTCTTGAATCCAGAAATGATTGTGTTAGGCGGTGGGGTCGTTGAAGCCCTGGACGATACATTTTTGAACGATATCCGCGCTGCCGCGGAAAAATATTCACTGCCCAACACCCTGAATGGAGTCCAGATTGTACCGGCAAAACTGGGAGACAATTCCGGTATCCTTGGCGCAGCAGCACTGGCACGACAGCGGTCCGAAACCGGATAG
- a CDS encoding DUF4435 domain-containing protein produces the protein MPTPNPMTVEQLVGVLRRSRKPRIVVEGDDDVIIYRELTKRIEILEVVPLPCGGRKKLLQVYERRSEFAHVPVAFIADQDMWLFSGIGPGYEDVIWTNGYSIENDLYFDAELERLLDDNETAEYQQILDSISTWFAFAVEEYLAGNAPNLNLHCDEMVPPGTTELDADFCTRHGFHTPNAERVRQIRSAYQLLLRGKQLFQLLVRFLSKPTHGFEKATLNDYALYNLALRMPEEHPLLDRLMEKVKQKIAAQRLLPGTPSK, from the coding sequence ATGCCAACACCGAATCCAATGACAGTGGAGCAGTTAGTTGGTGTTCTGCGGAGGTCTCGCAAGCCGAGAATTGTTGTTGAGGGGGATGATGATGTAATTATCTATCGGGAATTAACCAAGCGAATTGAAATACTTGAAGTAGTCCCATTGCCTTGCGGAGGAAGGAAGAAATTACTTCAAGTTTATGAACGTAGAAGCGAATTTGCCCATGTTCCTGTTGCTTTTATCGCAGATCAGGATATGTGGTTGTTCTCAGGGATTGGGCCAGGTTACGAGGATGTTATTTGGACTAACGGATACAGTATTGAAAACGACTTGTATTTCGATGCTGAATTGGAACGTTTGTTAGATGATAACGAAACAGCAGAATATCAACAAATCTTGGATTCTATCAGTACATGGTTTGCATTTGCCGTTGAGGAGTATTTAGCAGGAAACGCTCCAAATCTCAATCTGCATTGTGATGAAATGGTTCCACCTGGTACAACTGAATTGGATGCCGACTTTTGCACACGCCACGGCTTTCACACTCCTAACGCGGAACGAGTGCGGCAAATCAGATCCGCATATCAACTTTTACTTAGAGGAAAACAACTTTTCCAGTTATTAGTTCGTTTTCTGAGCAAACCCACTCACGGTTTTGAGAAGGCAACCCTTAACGATTACGCTCTCTACAACTTAGCACTTAGAATGCCAGAAGAGCACCCGTTGCTGGATAGATTAATGGAAAAAGTAAAGCAAAAAATCGCAGCACAACGTCTACTTCCCGGTACACCATCAAAATAA
- a CDS encoding CHAD domain-containing protein — MTTALEIEKISPDDTLEVCARQVIVSYFQKMMSYKEGAEAGTDIEFVHDMRVTSRRLRAAMDNFEDCFPEKPFKKYYKKIKAITRTMGAVRDLDVLIARFQRELVTLTEAERADIRGLIEHLQQEREDARKPMLTLFAKLEATGFETKFLEFFVGADF; from the coding sequence ATGACGACAGCCTTGGAAATCGAAAAGATCTCGCCTGACGATACATTGGAAGTTTGTGCTCGGCAGGTGATTGTGAGTTATTTTCAAAAGATGATGTCCTACAAGGAGGGTGCCGAGGCCGGAACGGATATTGAATTTGTCCACGACATGCGCGTTACGTCGCGGCGTTTGCGCGCTGCCATGGACAATTTCGAGGACTGTTTTCCAGAGAAACCCTTCAAAAAATACTACAAAAAGATAAAAGCAATAACTCGAACCATGGGAGCCGTGCGCGATTTAGATGTTCTTATCGCTCGTTTTCAGAGAGAATTGGTTACCCTGACTGAAGCGGAACGGGCAGACATTCGCGGATTAATCGAACACCTACAGCAGGAACGGGAGGATGCTCGCAAACCGATGCTAACGCTCTTTGCGAAACTGGAAGCGACCGGTTTTGAGACCAAGTTTTTGGAATTCTTTGTAGGAGCGGATTTTTAA
- a CDS encoding CHAD domain-containing protein, with protein sequence MAKAHTIIGVKPLCSYRENARIILPQKVEEVYTWEPFIRDEARREELHNMRISIKRLRYTMEIFRAAYRLPKTYAKEVSVTYNELLRVIVDLQEVLGDIHDSDVVLEVLTDYAYQSGCETSAQGVATLIDRTKEARKADYKIFLEKWKQLSRMNFKQKLLSFLAS encoded by the coding sequence ATGGCGAAGGCTCACACAATTATCGGTGTTAAGCCGCTGTGCAGCTATCGTGAAAATGCTCGGATTATTCTTCCACAAAAGGTTGAGGAGGTCTACACGTGGGAGCCGTTCATCCGTGATGAAGCGCGGCGCGAAGAACTCCACAACATGCGGATTTCGATTAAACGCCTCCGGTATACGATGGAAATTTTTCGTGCTGCTTATCGGTTACCGAAGACGTATGCTAAAGAGGTTTCAGTAACTTACAACGAACTCCTTAGGGTGATCGTTGATTTACAAGAGGTCCTCGGTGATATTCATGACTCTGATGTGGTTTTGGAAGTCTTAACCGATTATGCATACCAGTCGGGATGTGAAACTTCAGCACAAGGTGTTGCTACGCTTATTGATCGGACGAAGGAAGCCCGTAAAGCGGATTACAAAATATTTTTAGAAAAATGGAAGCAACTGTCCAGGATGAATTTCAAACAAAAGTTGCTGTCATTCTTGGCATCATAA
- the ugpC gene encoding sn-glycerol-3-phosphate ABC transporter ATP-binding protein UgpC, with amino-acid sequence MAHLTLKDVTKIYDGDVLAVEQADFQIPDESFTVLVGPSGCGKSTILRMIAGLEEITEGDIYIDAERINDIPPKDRDIAMVFQNYALYPHMTVYKNMAFGLKLRKYSKVEIDERVKEAAEILSISHLLNRKPKHLSGGERQRVAVGRAIVRHPKVFLFDEPLSNLDAKLRVQMRMEISRLHDRLNATIVYVTHDQVEAMTMGDQIVVLNEGKIQQIADPGTLYHKPANQFVGGFIGTPPMNFIETQIVNNGGAPTLKFENFKVELNAQLQSALNKVSGDSVTLGIRPEDIHVGENEENSVGTQVELVEPLGNHALLYLRTEKNNFVAQSDLINVPQHNAQVTVNFNMEKAHLFHPETGKSLTVG; translated from the coding sequence ATGGCACACCTTACCTTGAAAGATGTCACCAAAATTTACGACGGTGATGTTCTTGCAGTCGAACAGGCGGATTTTCAGATTCCAGATGAGTCGTTTACGGTGCTTGTCGGTCCGTCGGGTTGCGGCAAATCGACAATTTTGCGGATGATTGCCGGGTTGGAAGAGATAACGGAAGGGGACATCTATATTGATGCGGAACGCATTAACGACATCCCTCCTAAAGACAGGGATATCGCCATGGTCTTCCAAAACTACGCCCTTTATCCACACATGACGGTGTATAAGAACATGGCGTTTGGGTTGAAACTTCGCAAATACTCGAAGGTGGAGATTGACGAGCGCGTTAAAGAGGCAGCGGAGATTCTGAGCATTTCACATCTCTTGAACCGCAAACCGAAGCACCTCTCCGGTGGAGAACGTCAACGCGTCGCTGTCGGCAGAGCAATCGTTCGACACCCCAAGGTCTTCCTGTTCGATGAACCCTTGAGCAACCTCGATGCAAAACTACGTGTGCAGATGCGGATGGAAATCAGTCGGCTGCACGACCGGCTCAACGCCACCATCGTCTACGTCACACACGACCAAGTCGAAGCGATGACGATGGGAGACCAGATCGTAGTGCTCAATGAGGGGAAAATCCAGCAGATTGCCGATCCGGGAACGCTCTATCATAAACCCGCGAATCAATTCGTCGGGGGCTTCATCGGCACGCCACCCATGAACTTCATAGAGACGCAGATCGTGAATAACGGTGGTGCCCCAACCCTCAAATTTGAAAACTTCAAAGTGGAATTGAACGCGCAACTCCAATCGGCACTGAACAAAGTTTCAGGCGATTCGGTGACACTCGGTATCCGTCCAGAGGACATCCACGTGGGTGAAAACGAGGAGAACAGCGTTGGTACACAGGTGGAATTGGTTGAGCCGCTCGGGAATCATGCGCTTTTATATCTGCGGACAGAGAAGAACAACTTCGTTGCGCAATCGGATCTCATCAATGTGCCGCAACACAACGCTCAAGTAACGGTCAACTTCAACATGGAGAAGGCACACCTATTTCACCCAGAAACAGGTAAGTCATTGACGGTAGGATAA